The Thermotoga maritima MSB8 region ACCTCCTGCTCAGTATCTTGCTTTTTCCTTGTCTATCAATTTCAGAAATTCTTCGTTCGACGATGTTTCCGAAAGTTTGTTCAGTATGAGCGTCAAGCCCTCTTCTTCCGTCATTGCAGAGAGCATTCTTCGTAAGAGCCACACCTTCTTGAGAGTTTCTTCGTCGAGTAACAGCTCTTCTCTTCTTGTCCCAGAGAGCAAAAGATTTATGGCTGGGAAGATTCTCTTGTTCGCCAGCTGTCTTGAAAGAACCAGTTCCATGTTACCTGTTCCTTTGAATTCCTCGAATATGACCTCGTCCATCTTTGAACCCGTTTCCACAAGAGCAGTAGCGATGATCGTGAGGCTTCCACCTTCACGGGTGTTTCTCGCCGCTCCAAAAAATCTCTTGGGTTTGTAAAGTGCGGCTGGATCCACACCTCCCGTCAGAAGTTTCCCACTGGGAGGAACTACTATGTTGTACACTCGAGCGAGTCTTGTCAGACTGTCAAGAAGTATAACAACATCGTAATTGAATTCCACCAGTCTCTTTGCCATTTCCAGGGTGAGCTCGGCGACCTTTACCTGTTTGTCTGGTGGCATGTCGAAGGGAGCCGCTATGACGATTGCGTTCGTTGACTCTCTTATATCTGTAACTTCTTCCGGCCTTTCATCGATCAGCAAGATTATTCTTATGGTATCCGGGTGATTTTCAGCGATACCGTTCGCTATTTCTTTGAGGATGGTCGTTTTACCAGCTTTCGGAGGAGCCACTATCATTCCTCTCTGGCCTTTTCCAATGGGGGCAAAGAGATCTATCAATCTGGTGGAATATATCTTCGGGTCGGTTTCAAGAATGAAGCGTTCTCTGGGATAATCCGGTGTTAAGTTGTCGAAGTTCACTCTGTCGTTAACCGCTTCGACTGGACGGTAGTTTATCGCTTCGATTTTTATCATGGCGAAATACTTTTCCCCTTCTTTCGGTTTTCTTATAACCCCGGAAATTATATCTCCCGTGTTCAGGTTGAACTTCCTTATCTGAGAAGGGGATATGTATATATCGTCGTTGCTCGGAAGAAGGTTGTCTTCTATCCTCCTGAGAAATCCAAAACCCTCAGGATGAATTTCCAACACACCTTCACCGAAGAAATAACCGGTGGATTCGGTTTGGGCTTTCAAAATGGCAAAAATCAAGTCTCTTTTTCGCATAGAAGTATACCGAGGAATACCCAGGGACTTCGCTATCTCATAGAGCTGTTTTATGTTCATAGATTCCAGCTCTGATATACTAATGGTTTTCTGTTCTTCTGACAATTTTTCACCTCCTACTGATGGAAGGCAACAGGGGCGGGAAAGAAAAAGGAGGCATCAGCCTTCCTGACTGGATGCCTCCACAAGCTGAACAAGCGACATTTCAGCGGCGTCTCCCCTTCTAAAACCTATTCTCAACACTCTAACGTAGCCACCTCGTCTTCCAACGTAGTTCTTCGCTATTTCATCCACAAGTTTGTTTGTCAATCGTCTGTCTCCGAGTACAGCGTTTATCTGTCTTCTCAGGTGAACACTCCTGGCTCTATCATCGGTGGTTGCGGCTTCTATGGCCTTGCTGACAAGTTTGTCCATGAATGTCTTCAGAGCTTTTGCTTTTGCTGTTGTGGTAACTATCGAGCCGTGTTCAACGATCTCTCTTGAAAGATTTCTCAAGAGACTTT contains the following coding sequences:
- the rplQ gene encoding 50S ribosomal protein L17 — its product is MRHRVKRHKLGRYGSHRKSLLRNLSREIVEHGSIVTTTAKAKALKTFMDKLVSKAIEAATTDDRARSVHLRRQINAVLGDRRLTNKLVDEIAKNYVGRRGGYVRVLRIGFRRGDAAEMSLVQLVEASSQEG
- the rho gene encoding transcription termination factor Rho, which gives rise to MSEEQKTISISELESMNIKQLYEIAKSLGIPRYTSMRKRDLIFAILKAQTESTGYFFGEGVLEIHPEGFGFLRRIEDNLLPSNDDIYISPSQIRKFNLNTGDIISGVIRKPKEGEKYFAMIKIEAINYRPVEAVNDRVNFDNLTPDYPRERFILETDPKIYSTRLIDLFAPIGKGQRGMIVAPPKAGKTTILKEIANGIAENHPDTIRIILLIDERPEEVTDIRESTNAIVIAAPFDMPPDKQVKVAELTLEMAKRLVEFNYDVVILLDSLTRLARVYNIVVPPSGKLLTGGVDPAALYKPKRFFGAARNTREGGSLTIIATALVETGSKMDEVIFEEFKGTGNMELVLSRQLANKRIFPAINLLLSGTRREELLLDEETLKKVWLLRRMLSAMTEEEGLTLILNKLSETSSNEEFLKLIDKEKARY